The Streptococcus sanguinis genomic sequence ATCAGTAGTCAAATCGCGAAGCATTGCTTTACGTTGTGAGCTAGTGCGTCCTAGTTTACGGTAAGCCATGTATTCCTCCTTTATTTATCGTTTTTTAACCCCAGACCGAGATCAGCAAGTTTAACTTTTACTTCTTCCAGACTCTTGCGTCCCAAGTTACGAACTTTCATCATTTCAGGCTCAGATTTCTCTGTCAAATCAAATACAGTATTGATACCTGCACGTTTCAAACAGTTGTATGAGCGAACTGACAAATCTAATTCTTCGATGGTCCGTTCCAAAATGCGGTCATCAGAAGTCTTTTCTGCTTCCTTCATAACGTCTGCAGCGATAGCTACTTCTGTCAGATTAGTGAAGAGATTCAAATGTTCCGTAAGGATGCGGGCTGAAAGTCCCAAAGCATCTTCTGGAATAATTGTTCCATTCGTTAAAATTTCAAGGGTTAGTTTGTCAAAACCATCGTTGCTACCAACACGAGCTGGCTCAACTTGGTAATTAACTTTTGTCACTGGCGTATAGATAGAGTCCACCGCAAGTGTTCCCACTGGTGCATCATCTTTCTTATTCTCATCAGCAGGCACATAACCACGACCACTATTGACAGTCATCGTTGCCTTAAAGCTTGCGCCTTCTCCGATTGTAAAGAGATAATGATCAGGGTTTATAATTTCAATATCACTGTCTGTCAAAATGTCTCCGGCAGTTACTTCTGCTGGTCCTTCAACATCCAGTTCAATAATCTTTTCGTCTTGGACGTAAGATTTTACAGCAATCCCTTTGACGTTCAGAATAATTTGCATCACGTCTTCACGGACACCGGAAATCGTATCAAACTCGTGCAAAACACCTTCAATATTAATTGAAGTAACAGCAGCACCTGGAAGTGAAGCCAAAAGCACACGGCGAAGAGAATTTCCCAGTGTTGTACCATAACCACGCTCAAGCGGCTCTACTACAAACTTGCCATAATCTTTATTTTCATCAATTTTTGTTATATTTGGTTTTTCAAACTCAATCATTTGCTATACTCCCTCTTAAACGAAAAGCAGTGTAACGGTTGGTGATTATACACGGCGACGTTTTGGAGGACGAGCACCATTGTGTGGTACAGGAGTCACATCACGAATAGCTGTTACTTCAAGACCAGCGGCAGCAAGAGCACGAATAGCAGACTCACGACCAGAACCTGGACCTTTTACAGTAACTTCAACTGATTTCAGACCGTGTTCCTGTGCAGATTTAGCAGCTGCTTCAGATGCCATTTGGGCAGCAAATGGTGTAGATTTACGAGAACCTTTAAATCCAAGAGCTCCAGCAGATGACCAAGCAATCGCGTTACCATGCACATCAGTAATCATAACAATAGTGTTATTAAATGTAGCGTGAATATGAGCAATACCGGATTCGATATTTTTCTTCACACGACGTTTACGTGTTGGTTTAGCCAAGACTTTTTACCTCCTTATATTATTTTTTCTTACCTGCAATCGCAACAGCTTTACCTTTACGAGTGCGGGCGTTATTTTTAGTGTTTTGTCCACGGACAGGAAGTCCACGACGGTGACGGATTCCACGGTATGAACCGATTTCCATCAAACGTTTGATGTTCAAGTTTACTTCACGACGAAGGTCACCTTCAACTTTAATCGCATCTACTTCACGACGGATAGCATCTTCTTGTTCGATTGTAAGATCTTTTACACGGATGTCTTCTGAAACTCCAGCAGCTGCCAAGATTTTCTTAGAAGTTGGAAGTCCGATACCGTACACATAAGTCAGTGAAACGACTACACGTTTGTCATTTGGAATGTCAACTCCAGCAATACGAGCCATTTTTTCTCCTTTCTATCTTATCCTTGACGTTGTTTGTGTTTTGGATTTGCTGGGCAAATTACCATAACACGACCATTACGACGAATAACTTTACAGTATTCGCAAATTGGTTTGACCGATGGTCTTACTTTCATTTTTTCCCTCCAAGTTTTTCGATTATTTAAAGCGGTATGTGATCCGTCCACGTGTCAAATCATAAGGACTCATTTCTACAGTCACACGGTCTCCCGCTAAAATACGAATATAGTTTTTACGAATTTTACCAGAAACTGTTGCTAAAATCTGATGTCCATTTTCAAGTTCAACCGTAAACATTGCATTAGGCATTGTATCAACTACCTTACCTTCAACCTCAATCACATCGTCTTTTGCCACGCAAAAGTACCTCCATAAATTTCGATTTGATCCCTCTGAGCACAGAGGTAACAATTATAAGTCAGACTAATTCATTGTATCACTACTTGTCAAATATTGCAAGCAGGAAAAACGCTTTTATTTCAAATTTGTCAAGACTTTTTCGATAGCTGAGAAGACATCATTAATATCTTGATTTCCTTGAATATCATGGACTAGACCTTTGCTGCGATAGTGATCAATGATCGGCTGACCTTGTGCGATATTGACATCCAAACGACGTTTAACTGTCTCAGGCTTGTCATCTTCGCGCTGGTAATAATCCTCTTCCTTGTAGTCTGCTGGCGGATTGAAGACCTTGTGGAAGGTTTCACCTGTTTCACGATGGATAATCCGACCGCTCAAACGCTCCAGCAAGCTGTTAGGATCCACTTCGATATTGATAACTCCGTCCAAAGCTAAATCAAGCTCTGCTAGCGTTTGATCCAAGGCATTTGCTTGCTCAATCGTGCGCGGATAGCCATCCAAGAGGAAGCCTGTTTGCTTAATATCATCCTGGCTCAAGCGCTCTTTGACAATGCCGTTTGTCACTTGGTCTGGAACCAACTCGCCCTTGTCAATATATGACTTGGCTAAAACGCCCATCTCTGTTTGGTTAGCAATCGCTGCACGGAACATATCTCCAGTTGAAATATGTGCAACATTGAAGCGCTCAACGATTTTAGCAGCTTGAGTTCCTTTACCAGCACCTGGTAAGCCCATAATCAAAAGATTCATGATTGGTCTCCTTTTTTGTTTTTAAAGCAATCTATTAAACCGATTAATAAACTCGTTTAAAAACAAAATAGAAGGGGGTGAGTCTACTCTGTCCCCTTTTATTTTGTTTATTTTCGGTTCAAGAAAGGTTATCTGAACGGGCTTCTCATTAGAAAAGCTATTCAAAAAGTCCCTTACTCTGAAGTATCCATAAAGCCGACATACTTTCTCTTCAGCAGGTAGCCTTCTAACTGTTTCATTCCCTCAATACCGGTTGAGATGATGATTAAGAGACTGGTTCCTCCAAGAGCAACGGCATCTGTCAATCCAAATACATCTTTAGCCAAAATAGGCAGGATAGAAATGAAACCTAAGAAGAGAGATCCAACTGTTGCCAAACGACGCAGCAGCTTAGACATATAGTCTTCTGTTCCTTTACCCGGACGAACACCTGGAATGTAGGCTCCGCTCTTTTGCAGATTTTCTGCTGTCTTCTCTGGATTAATCTGTACAAAAGTATAGAAGAATGTAAAGAGGACAATCAGGAAGGCGTACATGAACATACCACTAATGGTCGTTGTTGCCAAAAGTGACTGAGCTGTCTTAACCCAATCTGCGTCATAGCCCAAGGCACTGACAACTTGGAAAATCGCTGCCGGTGCAGCTGTAATCGAGCTGGCAAAGATTACTGGAATGACCCCAGCTGGATTGACTTTCAGTGGCAGATAGGAGCTAGAAGGTGCACCCTTCGCTACTTTCGTATACTGAACTGGAATTTTATATTCAGCCTGCTGTACAAAGGTTGTAAAGTAAATGATAAGCAGGACTGCCACAATCAGAATCCCTACAAAAATGAAGGATGAAGTCAAACGATTACTAGGGATATTGACAAAGTAATCTTCATAGATACCTTTAATCATATCAGGGATAGCTGAAACGATACCAGCAAAGATAATCATGGAAACGCCATTTCCGTAACCCTTGTCTGTAATCTGCTCACCTAGCCAAGTTACAATCATTGAACCAGTTGCTAGAAGAACGCAAATCAAAGCGTAGGTCTGAACATTAGGATTGGCAACCAGATTAGCTCTTGAGAGAGTATCAAAACCAGCAGTAATCCCAATTGCCTGCACAAAGGCCAAAACTAGGGCGATATAACGAGTCGCTTGATTCAGCTTCCTCCGTCCCACTTCCCCTTGCTTGCCCCACTCTACAAACTTCGGAAGCAAGTCCATTTGCAGCAGCTGAACAACGATCGAAGCTGTGATGTAAGGACTGACTCCAAGTGCAAAGACAGAGAAGTTGCGCATGGCGTTACCAGAGACCAAGCTCAGCATATTCAGGAATGGCAAATCATTCAAATTGCTTAAGGCTTTGGCATTAATCCCTGGAACCGTTATGGTTGTACCGATACGGAAAACTAAGATGATGAAAATCGTGAACAGAATCTTAGACCGTACCTGTTTGATTTTAAATGCGTCTTTTAATAGTTTGAAAAACATAGGTCACCTCGCTTAGATGACTTCCACTGAACCACCTTTAGCAGTGATAGCTTCTTCAGCTGATTTAGAGAATTTAGCTGCCTTAACAGTCAATTTCTTTGTCAATTCTCCGTTACCAAGAATCTTGATACCTGATTTTTCAGCTTTTACAATACCTGCTTCGATGAGAACAACTGGTGTTACTTCAGCGCCATCTTCAAAGGCGTTCAGTTGGTCAAGGTTAACAATCGCATATTCTTTGCGGTTGATGTTCAGGAAACCACGTTTTGGAAGACGACGGAACAATGGAGTTTGTCCACCTTCAAAACCAAGGCGAACGCCGCCACCGCTACGAGCTTTTTGACCTTTTTGACCACGGCCAGATGTTTTACCGTTACCAGATGATGTACCACGACCAACACGGTTGCGGACTTTACGAGAACCTGCAGCAGGTTGTAATTCATGAAGTTTCATTATATTATTTCTCCTCTTTTGTAAAATGCTAGCGCTCATATAGGAGAAAAGGTGTCTCCTATATAAACTCGCCTATACATATATTTAGTTTTAGGGGCTGAGAAAATCCCATCCCCTAACGTATTTTAATTTAAAGTTGTTAAACCAGCAAAGCTTATTTAACTTCTTCAACAGTTACCAAGTGTGATACTGCAGTAATCATACCGCGTACTGCTGGATTATCTTCTTTGATAACTGAGCTGTTCAATTTGCCAAGTCCAAGTGCTACAACAGTTTTACGTTGTGACGGGATGCGTCCGATTGGAGACTTAGTCAAAGTAATTTTAATTTGAGCCATGTTATCCCCTTTCTTATGCCAAGTCAGAAACTGAAATACCACGAAGGGCAGCAACTTCTTCAGCGCGTTTTAATTGTTTCAAACCTTCAACAGTTGCGCGAACGATGTTGATTGGAGTGTTAGAGCCAAGAGATTTAGATGTAACATCTGCTACACCTGCCAACTCGATGACGGCACGAACCGCGCCACCAGCAGCAACTCCAGAACCCTCAACAGCTGGCTTAAGCAATACTTTCGCTCCGCCAAATTCTGAAAGAACTTCGTGAGGAATTGTTGTGCCAACCATTGGTACTTCAATCAAATTCTTCTTCGCATCTTCAACTGCCTTGCGGATTGCTTCTGGTACTTCTTGAGCTTTACCAGTACCGAAGCCAACACGACCATTGCGATCACCAACAACTACAAGAGCTGCAAAGCGAAGACGACGTCCACCTTTAACAACTTTTGTAACACGGTTGATGGCAACTAAACGTTCTTCAAGTTCAACTGCGTTGTCTTTAAATGCCATTTTCTAGTGTCCTCCTCTTAGAATTTCAATCCGTTTTCACGAGCTGCATCAGCCAAAGCTTTTACACGTCCGTGATAGAGATATCCACCGCGGTCGAAGACGACTTCAGAAATACCTTTAGCAACTGCACGTTCAGCAACGAGCTTACCAACAACAACGGCTTGTTCTGTTTTAGTTCCTTTTGAAACTTCTTTGTCAAGAGTTGAAGCGCTTGCGAGCGTTACACCCGCTACGTCATCAATCACTTGAGCGTAGATGCCTGTATTAGAACGGAATACGTTCAAACGTGGGCGATCAGCAGTTCCAGAGAGTTTTCCGCGAACGCGACGGTGGCGTTTTTGGCGGATTTTATTTTTATCTGGTTTCGTAATCACAATTTTCACCTCTTAATTTTAATCTTGTGCTCATGCACAACCTTGGGAAACAGCTTGTTTGGCTGAAAAAATCAGCCAGACAAGATTATTTACCAGTTTTACCTTCTTTGCGGCGAACGAATTCACCAACGTAGCGGATACCTTTACCTTTGTATGGCTCTGGAGCACGCAGACTACGTACGTAAGCTGCAGTTTGTCCGACTACTTCTTTTGAAATTCCACTGACAACGATAGTTGTTGGGTTTGGAAGTTCAAAAGTGATGCCTTCTGGTGCTTCTACTTCGTCTGGATGAGATTTACCAACTGAAAGTACAAGCTTTTTGCCTTGAAGTTGTGCACGGTAACCAACCCCGCGCATTTCAAGTTCTTTCTTGAATCCTTCTGATACACCAACAACCATGTTGTTCAAAAGGGCACGAGTTGTTCCGTGGATTGTTTTCATTTCTTTTGAATCGTTTGGACGGTGAAGAGTTACTTCAGTTCCTTCCACACGGATTT encodes the following:
- a CDS encoding DNA-directed RNA polymerase subunit alpha — translated: MIEFEKPNITKIDENKDYGKFVVEPLERGYGTTLGNSLRRVLLASLPGAAVTSINIEGVLHEFDTISGVREDVMQIILNVKGIAVKSYVQDEKIIELDVEGPAEVTAGDILTDSDIEIINPDHYLFTIGEGASFKATMTVNSGRGYVPADENKKDDAPVGTLAVDSIYTPVTKVNYQVEPARVGSNDGFDKLTLEILTNGTIIPEDALGLSARILTEHLNLFTNLTEVAIAADVMKEAEKTSDDRILERTIEELDLSVRSYNCLKRAGINTVFDLTEKSEPEMMKVRNLGRKSLEEVKVKLADLGLGLKNDK
- the rpsK gene encoding 30S ribosomal protein S11, whose amino-acid sequence is MAKPTRKRRVKKNIESGIAHIHATFNNTIVMITDVHGNAIAWSSAGALGFKGSRKSTPFAAQMASEAAAKSAQEHGLKSVEVTVKGPGSGRESAIRALAAAGLEVTAIRDVTPVPHNGARPPKRRRV
- the rpsM gene encoding 30S ribosomal protein S13, producing the protein MARIAGVDIPNDKRVVVSLTYVYGIGLPTSKKILAAAGVSEDIRVKDLTIEQEDAIRREVDAIKVEGDLRREVNLNIKRLMEIGSYRGIRHRRGLPVRGQNTKNNARTRKGKAVAIAGKKK
- the rpmJ gene encoding 50S ribosomal protein L36 — translated: MKVRPSVKPICEYCKVIRRNGRVMVICPANPKHKQRQG
- the infA gene encoding translation initiation factor IF-1, whose translation is MAKDDVIEVEGKVVDTMPNAMFTVELENGHQILATVSGKIRKNYIRILAGDRVTVEMSPYDLTRGRITYRFK
- a CDS encoding adenylate kinase, whose protein sequence is MNLLIMGLPGAGKGTQAAKIVERFNVAHISTGDMFRAAIANQTEMGVLAKSYIDKGELVPDQVTNGIVKERLSQDDIKQTGFLLDGYPRTIEQANALDQTLAELDLALDGVINIEVDPNSLLERLSGRIIHRETGETFHKVFNPPADYKEEDYYQREDDKPETVKRRLDVNIAQGQPIIDHYRSKGLVHDIQGNQDINDVFSAIEKVLTNLK
- the secY gene encoding preprotein translocase subunit SecY — its product is MFFKLLKDAFKIKQVRSKILFTIFIILVFRIGTTITVPGINAKALSNLNDLPFLNMLSLVSGNAMRNFSVFALGVSPYITASIVVQLLQMDLLPKFVEWGKQGEVGRRKLNQATRYIALVLAFVQAIGITAGFDTLSRANLVANPNVQTYALICVLLATGSMIVTWLGEQITDKGYGNGVSMIIFAGIVSAIPDMIKGIYEDYFVNIPSNRLTSSFIFVGILIVAVLLIIYFTTFVQQAEYKIPVQYTKVAKGAPSSSYLPLKVNPAGVIPVIFASSITAAPAAIFQVVSALGYDADWVKTAQSLLATTTISGMFMYAFLIVLFTFFYTFVQINPEKTAENLQKSGAYIPGVRPGKGTEDYMSKLLRRLATVGSLFLGFISILPILAKDVFGLTDAVALGGTSLLIIISTGIEGMKQLEGYLLKRKYVGFMDTSE
- the rplO gene encoding 50S ribosomal protein L15, with translation MKLHELQPAAGSRKVRNRVGRGTSSGNGKTSGRGQKGQKARSGGGVRLGFEGGQTPLFRRLPKRGFLNINRKEYAIVNLDQLNAFEDGAEVTPVVLIEAGIVKAEKSGIKILGNGELTKKLTVKAAKFSKSAEEAITAKGGSVEVI
- the rpmD gene encoding 50S ribosomal protein L30, producing the protein MAQIKITLTKSPIGRIPSQRKTVVALGLGKLNSSVIKEDNPAVRGMITAVSHLVTVEEVK
- the rpsE gene encoding 30S ribosomal protein S5, which codes for MAFKDNAVELEERLVAINRVTKVVKGGRRLRFAALVVVGDRNGRVGFGTGKAQEVPEAIRKAVEDAKKNLIEVPMVGTTIPHEVLSEFGGAKVLLKPAVEGSGVAAGGAVRAVIELAGVADVTSKSLGSNTPINIVRATVEGLKQLKRAEEVAALRGISVSDLA
- the rplR gene encoding 50S ribosomal protein L18 gives rise to the protein MITKPDKNKIRQKRHRRVRGKLSGTADRPRLNVFRSNTGIYAQVIDDVAGVTLASASTLDKEVSKGTKTEQAVVVGKLVAERAVAKGISEVVFDRGGYLYHGRVKALADAARENGLKF
- the rplF gene encoding 50S ribosomal protein L6 — protein: MSRIGNKVIVLPAGVEISNKDNVVTVKGPKGELTREFSKDIEIRVEGTEVTLHRPNDSKEMKTIHGTTRALLNNMVVGVSEGFKKELEMRGVGYRAQLQGKKLVLSVGKSHPDEVEAPEGITFELPNPTTIVVSGISKEVVGQTAAYVRSLRAPEPYKGKGIRYVGEFVRRKEGKTGK